Proteins from a single region of Styela clava chromosome 1, kaStyClav1.hap1.2, whole genome shotgun sequence:
- the LOC120348387 gene encoding uncharacterized protein LOC120348387, producing MEAKSINADQSPVKIGFAKGCYGYKMSKKVAELTQVVHMLFTRNHEREVELDELRDAYEQEITAVIQDARSKIERLEYQLRESERKRKKESDEVSLNISNLLREAQERMDSLKNDLHEEKKESTHLRDLLTQAHKDLEILKHGSTGVTGDLQKKSKILEEKEKEFQKMWHSYTELESRYISNSKHTEDLKKQLELAHDTERRNKLHTEKMLKAVEEKKRFSQELAKKLKSYEEEVKVLKRELNKKTKEGSKDSRLDAELKDSENYDKDERKFWKDVEKLRRENEWLRNEIKNREGNFNRVFANFHPVFVGSSSHQQPHSDILQDRDMMMVTPVSSFPSHNKTSYPPLLSSPQNSGNVSARRRTPNLTGLEPKVHSMAPTPTPLRPRTKDESRWRESHEMNGGKQGKHFRLVFTK from the exons ATGGAAGCCAAATCAATAAATGCGGATCAATCACCCGTTAAAATTGGGTTCGCAAAAGGCTGTTATGGCTATAAAATGTCTAAAAAAGTAGCAGAACTGACTCAG GTTGTTCACATGCTTTTCACAAGAAATCATGAAAGAGAAGTTGAATTAGATGAATTGCGAGATGCTTACGAACAAGAGATAACAGCGGTCATACAG GACGCGAGAAGCAAAATTGAAAGACTGGAATATCAACTCAGAGAATcggaaagaaaaagaaaaaaggagTCTGACGAAGTCTCGTTAAATATTTCTAATCTCCTCCGCGAAGCGCAAGAAAGAATGGATTCTCTGAAAAATGATTTAcatgaagaaaaaaaagaaagtACTCATTTACGTGACTTGTTGACGCAAGCACATAAAGATCTCGAAATATTAAAGCATGGCTCTACTGGAGTCACAGGGGATTTAcagaaaaaaagcaaaattcttgaggaaaaagaaaaagaattccAGAAAATGTGGCACAGTTATACCGAACTAGAGTCACGATATATTTCGAATTCAAAGCACACGgaagatttgaaaaaacaacTAGAGTTAGCACATGATACAGAAAGACGAAACAAGTTACATACGGAAAAAATGCTAAAG GCAGTTGAAGAAAAGAAAAGATTTTCTCAAGAACTAGCGAAGAAATTGAAATCTTACGAGGAAGAAGTTAAGGTATTGAAAAGAGAACTGAATAAGAAAACGAAAGAAGGTTCAAAAGATTCTCGTTTGGATGCGGAACTCAAAGATTCAGAAAATTATGACAAAGATGAGAGAAAATTCTGG AAAGACGTAGAAAAATTGCGAAGAGAAAACGAGTGGCTAcgaaatgaaataaagaatagAGAAGGAAATTTTAATCGTGTATTTGCGAACTTTCATCCAGTTTTCGTTGGTAGCAGTAGTCACCAACAACCACATTCGGACATTCTGCAAGACCGTGATATGATGATGGTAACCCCGGTATCAAGTTTTCCATCGCATAACAAAACTAGTTATCCGCCATTATTGTCATCGCCCCAAAACTCAGGCAACGTTAGCGCTCGGCGTCGCACGCCAAACTTAACAGGCCTGGAGCCGAAAGTTCACTCGATGGCTCCAACACCAACTCCACTTCGACCAAGAACTAAGGATGAATCAAGGTGGAGAGAATCGCATGAGATGAACGGCGGCAAACAAGGGAAACATTTTCGTTTAGTCTTTACGAAGTAA